In a single window of the Carassius carassius chromosome 26, fCarCar2.1, whole genome shotgun sequence genome:
- the pacsin2 gene encoding protein kinase C and casein kinase substrate in neurons protein 2 has product MSDLTDSLVDVSSDSFWEVGNYKRAVKRVDDGNRLCNDLMNCLHERARIEKSYATQLTEWAKRWRQLVERGPQYGTVERAWFALMTEAEKVSDLHMEVKTALTGEDLEKIKNWQKDAYHKQMIGGFKETKEAEDGFRKAQKPWAKKLKEVDAVKKAYHNACKEEKTASSRESSSKLENNNPEAQKKLQEKVEKCQQEVQKTKERYRKSLEELDKVTPQYMENMEQVFEQWQQFEDSRLCFFKELLLGVKQHLDLSSNHKYSTVYHTLEDTIQAADAQEDLKWFRSNHGPGMTMNWPQFEEWSMELNRMLSRRETKRKHTDGVTLTGISQSTEQTTKTTSSSSVAVASSSEAACLNPFDEDEDDGVEEEEEPAVVERPKSSPVAVKRVEVTAQTAAPVEKSTADGSDEEAANPFASANANGNPFEDEPSSEEVCVPVRALYDYDGQEQDELSFKAGDQLMKMGEEDEQGWCKGRLSDGTVGLYPANYVEDLE; this is encoded by the exons ATGTCAGACTTGACGGACTCTCTGGTGGACGTGTCCAGCGACAGCTTCTGGGAG GTGGGGAACTACAAGCGTGCGGTGAAGCGTGTGGACGATGGGAACCGGCTGTGTAATGACCTGATGAACTGTCTGCACGAGCGCGCACGCATCGAGAAGAGCTACGCCACGCAGCTCACCGAGTGGGCCAAGCGCTGGAGACAGCTGGTGgagagag GGCCTCAGTACGGGACGGTGGAGCGAGCGTGGTTCGCTCTGATGACCGAGGCAGAGAAGGTGAGCGACCTGCACATGGAGGTGAAGACTGCACTGACCGGAGAGGACCTGGAGAAAATCAAGAACTGGCAGAAGGACGCTTACCACAAACAGATGATTGGTGGCTTCAAGGAGACCAAAGAAGCAGAAGATGGCTTTCGCAAGGCACAGAAACCCTGGGCCAAGAAACTCAAGGAG GTGGATGCGGTGAAGAAGGCCTACCACAACGCCTGTAAGGAGGAGAAAACGGCCTCCAGCCGAGAGAGCTCAAGCAAGCTGGAGAATAACAACCCAGAGGCCCAGAAGAAGCTGCAGGAGAAAGTGGAGAAGTGCCAGCAGGAAGTTCAGAAG acgAAGGAGCGCTACAGGAAGTCTCTGGAGGAGCTGGATAAGGTGACCCCTCAGTACATGGAGAACATGGAGCAGGTGTTCGAACAGTGGCAGCAGTTTGAGGACAGCAGACTGTGCTTCTTCAAAGAGCTGCTGCTGGGCGTCAAGCAGCACCTCGACCTGTCCTCCAATCACAA GTACTCGACCGTCTATCACACACTGGAAGACACCATCCAGGCAGCAGACGCACAGGAAGACCTCAAGTGGTTCCGCTCCAACCACGGGCCCGGCATGACCATGAACTGGCCTCAGTTTGAG gAATGGTCCATGGAGCTGAACCGAATGCTCAGTCGACGAGAAACCAAGAGGAAGCACACTGATGGAGTCACTCTGACGGGGATCAGTCAAAGCACGGAGCAGACCACTAAAaccaccagcagcagcag TGTGGCTGTGGCCAGTAGCTCAGAAGCAGCATGCTTGAACCCGtttgatgaggatgaggatgatggcgtggaggaggaggaagagccgGCGGTGGTAGAGCGGCCCAAGAGCAGCCCGGTCGCTGTCAAACGAGTTGAAGTGACCGCACAAAC CGCTGCTCCTGTAGAGAAGAGCACAGCCGACGGCTCCGATGAGGAGGCAGCGAACCCCTTCGCATCTGCTAACGCTAACGGCAATCCGTTCGAGGACGAGCCGTCTTCTGAGGAGGTGTGTGTGCCGGTGCGAGCCTTGTACGACTACGACGGACAGGAGCAGGACGAGCTCAGCTTCAAAGCAG GAGATCAGCTGATGAAGATGGGCGAGGAGGACGAGCAGGGCTGGTGTAAAGGACGCCTGAGCGACGGCACCGTGGGTCTCTACCCTGCCAACTACGTGGAGGACCTGGAGTGA
- the ikbip gene encoding inhibitor of nuclear factor kappa-B kinase-interacting protein isoform X1, giving the protein MQASGARQRQKSVMKQPSGEKKRGSEERSSRFSPDVKLCVALVCLSVSLFSTWLHVQHDAKLAEIILKHERLSEESRSLHELREHMAGLSRECVLLSAPAVSQMEALEVEVAQLQERFSSLAGQRQQLQLNLSALARAVESVEQQASSEVTSRLASIRTDVRRMAGLEGEVELLLNQTQALEEKVVQTEKLMVRRIGDLLAGSIDRVAALRSSAEKSSQRLDQVSALVHQLSAAHRDLSERILALESGQAKLLKTATFASDLKPKVFSIRQDFAVMQPKLDDLTLRIGLLAEDLMSREEEQSQ; this is encoded by the exons ATGCAGGCGAGCGGCGCGAGGCAGCGACAGAAGAGTGTGATGAAGCAGCCGAGCGGAGAGAAGAAGCGTGGCTCTGAGGAGAGATCCTCCCGCTTCAGTCCCGATGTGAAGCTCTGCGTCGCGCTCGTGTGTCTCTCAGTGTCGCTCTTCAGCACATG GCTGCACGTCCAGCACGACGCCAAGCTCGCAGAAATCATCCTCAAACACGAGCGTCTGAGTGAGGAGAGCCGCAGCCTCCACGAGCTGCGAGAACACATGGCTGGACTCTCGCGAGAG TGTGTGCTGTTGTCCGCTCCGGCCGTGTCTCAGATGGAGGCTCTGGAGGTGGAGGTGGCTCAGCTGCAGGAGCGCTTCTCCAGTCTCGCGGGTCAGCGGCAGCAGCTCCAGCTGAACCTGAGCGCTCTGGCTCGGGCCGTGGAGAGCGTGGAGCAGCAGGCCTCCAGCGAGGTGACCTCCAGACTGGCCTCCATCCGTACGGACGTGCGGCGCATGGCTGGGCTGGAGGGAGAGGTGGAGCTGCTGCTCAACCAAACACAGGCTCTGGAGGAGAAGGTGGTCCAGACGGAGAAGCTGATGGTCAGGCGCATCGGTGATCTACTGGCCGGCAGCATCGACCGGGTCGCAGCTCTGAGGAGCTCAGCAGAGAAGAGCAGCCAGCGGCTGGATCAGGTCAGCGCGCTCGTTCACCAGCTCTCAGCCGCTCACCGTGACCTGTCCGAGCGCATCCTGGCACTGGAGAGCGGACAGGCCAAGCTGCTGAAGACCGCCACCTTCGCCAGCGACCTCAAGCCCAAGGTCTTCTCCATCAGACAGGACTTCGCCGTCATGCAGCCCAAACTGGACGACCTGACACTGAGGATCGGCCTGCTGGCTGAAGACCTGATGAGCCGAGAGGAGGAGCAGAGTCAGTGA
- the ikbip gene encoding inhibitor of nuclear factor kappa-B kinase-interacting protein isoform X2, which yields MQASGARQRQKSVMKQPSGEKKRGSEERSSRFSPDVKLCVALVCLSVSLFSTWLHVQHDAKLAEIILKHERLSEESRSLHELREHMAGLSRELQTSSSSCSELKHAISSTLNTSAALQAEQQASAVLLHTLEERVRRVTEVRRRALSEELEQLKRRSRAAHSHVTEQVNAVEALLRELSERLQEVQDGTGRNTRALERSEDEDAGHVSDQLQWSERRVSRLQEQLQRLEEQGLELRQRLDTRAPHHTHLHAADEAVRSMLRVRAQLSATYRRLEELQLQVQSAEERLRSTPHHG from the exons ATGCAGGCGAGCGGCGCGAGGCAGCGACAGAAGAGTGTGATGAAGCAGCCGAGCGGAGAGAAGAAGCGTGGCTCTGAGGAGAGATCCTCCCGCTTCAGTCCCGATGTGAAGCTCTGCGTCGCGCTCGTGTGTCTCTCAGTGTCGCTCTTCAGCACATG GCTGCACGTCCAGCACGACGCCAAGCTCGCAGAAATCATCCTCAAACACGAGCGTCTGAGTGAGGAGAGCCGCAGCCTCCACGAGCTGCGAGAACACATGGCTGGACTCTCGCGAGAG CTGcagacctcctcctcctcctgctccgaGCTGAAGCACGCCATCAGCTCCACCCTCAACACCTCGGCCGCGCTGCAGGCGGAGCAGCAGGCGTCTGCGGTCCTCCTTCACACCCTGGAGGAGCGCGTGCGCCGCGTGACGGAGGTGCGGCGGAGAGCCCTGAGCGAGGAGCTGGAGCAGCTGAAGAGGCGCTCGCGAGCCGCACACTCTCACGTGACGGAGCAGGTGAACGCGGTGGAGGCGCTGCTGCGGGAGCTGAGCGAGCGGCTGCAGGAGGTGCAGGACGGGACGGGCAGGAACACACGGGCGCTGGAGCGCAGCGAGGACGAGGACGCGGGACACGTGAGCGATCAGCTGCAGTGGAGCGAGCGCAGAGTCTCACGGCTCCAGGAGCAGCTGCAGCGTCTGGAGGAGCAGGGTCTGGAGCTCCGGCAGCGGCTGGACACCCGCGCCCCTCACCACACACACCTCCACGCCGCAGACGAGGCCGTGCGCTCCATGCTCCGGGTCCGCGCGCAGCTCAGCGCCACCTACAGGAGGCTGGAGGAGCTACAGCTGCAGGTGCAGAGCGCCGAGGAGCGGCTCAGGAGCACACCACACCACGGCTGA
- the arfgap3 gene encoding ADP-ribosylation factor GTPase-activating protein 3 — protein MTDPSKHDITVILRRLRSAPANKVCFDCSVKNPSWASIPYGVFLCIDCSGTHRSLGVHLSFIRAREARVLMLWLDSQAPVSPTSPLDRHQDFFTQHTRAPLKEALSVQLNSSQQQNTLQDKTNNGESEVGPSVEQLSVSPSSDTHSSDRDSLRSPVRASVSRAVDRLQEERSSQTSSAEPQLWSLSHGESGAAAEEPSGGKRAGAGGAARHGPQRTQVNLTLSLSFIRAREARVLMLWLDSQAPVSPTSPLDRHQDFFTQHTREALSVQLNSSQQQNTLQDKTNNGESEVGPSVEQLSVSPSSDTHSSDRDSLRSPVRASVSRAVDRLQEERSSQTSSAEPHLELQRRSRLEGKEQEQAERLGMGLSGRSSLSHSVTEDMQMIQESPSLSSSSRRVYEKDEEQQEDSVSLPTGSWMKPRDRRISSPSRPMSTWTQTGQMKDCSALEVKLMCAVTQCVCAGMVSVRRKEPQAVSDDAQRKFGDARAISSDMFFVQQDHSEYEVRARLENFSGSSAISSADLFDEQKKTAVSLFLFVLSFMSVRGHQTGADCGELFNSIKIRLGEKLSCML, from the exons ATGACGGACCCCAGTAAACACGACATCACCGTCATCCTGAGGCGCCTGCGGTCCGCTCCCGCGAACAAG GTGTGTTTTGACTGCTCTGTGAAGAACCCCAGCTGGGCGAGCATCCCATATGGTGTCTTTCTCTGCATTGACTGTTCAGGGACACACCGCTCACTGGGAGTTCACctgtccttcatcag AGCTCGCGAGGCTCGTGTGCTCATGTTGTGGCTGGACAGTCAGGCTCCTGTGTCACCCACATCACCCCTGGACAGACACCAGGACTTCTTCACCCAGCACACCCGG gctCCCCTGAAGGAAGCTCTCAGTGTTCAGCTGAACAGCAGCCAGCAGCAGAACACACTTCAGGATAAGACTAACAACG GTGAGAGTGAGGTGGGTCCCAGTGTGGAGCAGCTCAGTGTGTCTCCTTCATCTGACACGCACAGCTCAGATCGTGACTCACT AAGGTCACCAGTCAGAGCTTCAGTGTCTCGGGCCGTAGACAGACTGCAGGAGGAGAGGAGCTCACAGACCAGCAGCGCTGAGcccca actgtGGTCTCTGAGCCATGGAGAGTCTGGAGCTGCAGCGGAGGAGCCGTCTGGAGGGAAAAGAGCAGGAGCAGGCGGAGCGGCTCGGCATGGGCCTCAGCGGACGCAG gtaaacttaaCACTCTCactctccttcatcag AGCTCGCGAGGCTCGTGTGCTCATGTTGTGGCTGGACAGTCAGGCTCCTGTGTCACCCACATCACCCCTGGACAGACACCAGGACTTCTTCACCCAGCACACCCGG GAAGCTCTCAGTGTTCAGCTGAACAGCAGCCAGCAGCAGAACACACTTCAGGATAAGACTAACAACG GTGAGAGTGAGGTGGGTCCCAGTGTGGAGCAGCTCAGTGTGTCTCCTTCATCTGACACGCACAGCTCAGATCGTGACTCACT AAGGTCACCAGTCAGAGCTTCAGTGTCTCGGGCCGTAGACAGACTGCAGGAGGAGAGGAGCTCACAGACCAGCAGCGCTGAGcccca TCTGGAGCTGCAGCGGAGGAGCCGTCTGGAGGGAAAAGAGCAGGAGCAGGCGGAGCGGCTCGGCATGGGCCTCAGCGGACGCAG CAGTCTGTCTCACTCGGTGACTGAGGACATGCAGATGATCCAGGAGTCTCCGTCTCTGAGCTCCTCCAGCAGGAGAGTGTATGAGAAGGACGAGGAGCAGCAGGAGGACAG TGTGTCTCTTCCCACAGGCTCCTGGATGAAGCCGAGGGATCGTCGGATCTCTTCTCCAAGCAGACCGATGTCTACCTGGACCCAGACAGGTCAAATGAAGGACTGCAGCGCTCTGGAAGTAAAGCTGATGTGTGCTGTTACTCAGTGTGTCTGTGCCGGCATGGTGTCTGTGAGGAGGAAGGAGCCGCAGGCCGTCTCTGATGATGCTCAGAGGAAGTTCGGCGATGCCAGAGCTATTTCATCAGACATGTTCTTCGTGCAGCAGGACCACTCAGAG TATGAGGTTCGGGCGCGGCTGGAGAATTTCTCGGGCAGTTCAGCAATCAGCTCAGCCGATCTGTTCGACGAGCAGAAGAAGACAGCAG tgtctctgtttctctttgTTCTGTCCTTTATGAGTGTAAGGGGTCATCAAACTGGTGCTGATTGTGGTGAACTGTTTAACTCAATAAAGATCAGACTTGGTGAGAAACTGAGCTGTATGCTATAA